The genomic DNA tgcatcattcagatcagtgtagtccacacacattctccatttgccgttggacttctttaccataacaacattagctagccactccggatatttgatttctttgatgattcctgcttTGAGTAGCTTCTCCACTTCTTCGTTAATGGCTTTTTTCCTCCCCGGGGTAAAATTTCTTCTCTTCTGTTTGACTGGTTTTCTGTTGGGGTTGACAACCaagctgtgcattgctatggactcatgtAGTCCTGACATGTCTCTTAGGCTCCAGGCAAAAACATCTTTGTACTCCCGGAGCAGGGATGCTAATCTTTCCTTGAAGGACTCCTCGAGTCCTGACCCAACTTTCATTTTTTTGTTAGGACTGCTCTCATCAACCTGGACTTCTTCTGTTTCTACTGCAGCTTCAATTTTTGCTTGTTCTTTATTTGAAACCATTTGATGAATTCGGGCTTCAGagttcttcttcagatagaagtTTACTTGTTCAGACTCTTTGGTTGCTTTCATGGTAGGACTAGCTTGGTCTGGGACCTGATTTGCTTTGTCgactaccatgacttggttgcttgccGGTTCTTCCGGACTTATTATGTTTCCTTCTTGCTCCAGACTTGATTCAACGAGTTGTACTTCCTTTGTTGCTTCTTCCCTTGTCCGGGGTATGTGCTTCTTCATACTTTGTTACTTGCGAAGGACTATTGCCTTCCTTTTGTTGTCCTGGTGGGTTTCTGCCATGACTAACCCCTGGGTGTAGATTGTTTCGGCAGCTCCATAATTTCCTTTTATTTCCCCGACTCCTGTCGGGGTTGGGAACTTGATCTTGAGATGAGAGATTGAAGTTATCGCTTGCATCATGGTTAGAGATGATCTGCCAATGATTCCGTTATACTACGAAGGAGCGTTTATCACATAAAATTTGATGACATGAGTCCCCTGGTTAGGAGCAGTTCCAAAAATGATTGGTAGATATaaagttccttggatcgggactaAGTTGTGGCCGAACCCATAGAGCGGGTCCTCCCGGCACTTGTTTGAGCGGACGCTTTCTAACTGTATTCGATCCACTATatgcttgaagagaatatttactgaggaaccattgtctatgagcattcttcttacttcattatcaaagatgttcaaagGGGTACTTAAGTAAACTgaaaatatatttatatgtatcACATATTTTAGCATGGGTGccaaaatttattttttcaattGATGAAAAATTGGTATGAATTGGTGTCCAGGTAGTTTGTTGTGTTTTTAATTTTTACCAATAAAAAAATATTTGTAATGACAAGTGATATTTGAAATTTGTTCCAGGGGTTTTTTGAATTTTTAGTATCTCCATTTACAAATAAGATGCATTTGAAGATTTACTGatccaaaaaatttagaaattgaaaataaaaatttACGAACTCCTGACAAGCCCATCTACTAAAATCATATATTTAATCTAACATATTACTTCAAAaacttttataataaaaattaaaatttaaaaaaattcttaCATATACACGTACGCattgtatttttatttattattatatatcacttctcattttttttaaaaaaaaattattctgaATCACGCGAAATGCAATTTTTTCGTCCAATTATATATAATACTGAAAAAAATAGATTATTACGAAAAAACTCGTGCATATCTGTTTAAATTCGTTGCAGGCTGGCAGGAATAAAATTCAGAAATACCTTTCTCCCTGTTTAAAGTTGGCATCTCTGTTTGGCAACTTTCATTCAACGAGTCGACTCACTTAAATACAGAGATTGAGCGAGTCATGAGGTTCAATTTTAATGGCGTAAATCCGAGTTTGAGACTCAGAAGATTGTTAAACACATCAAAAACAACCAGAATACATCTCAAATCACCAATAATACCACTACATAAACAATATAGATTTTTTTCGAATTCAAATAAAATAATCGATGATTCTATGTTACCGGTTCTCATCGTCGGTGCTGGACCGGTCGGACTTGTGCTCTCTCTTCTTCTAACCAAATTAGGTATAtgtggtgtgtgtatgtgtgtgtagaTGTTTAAATGTATTAATTACCGTGAGCTCAGCTGCAGAATTCCATATATTTGTCTGTTTTGATTTTAACTTCTTGTTTTGCGTATTTCGTGATTAAGAACCGGAAAAATATCGAAAAATCATGTTCGGTGTCTTATGATCATTTAGTAATGCTGTATTCATTTATTTAGCTGTGGTGTCCTCCAACTGTTTGACAAAATGACTAGAGTATACGTATTTAGGAAGGCACTACAGTAACTAAATCTCCTTATTGCTCTCGTTAATTATTTTGTACTTTTAGCGCGAGAATTTTGGAcatttaaattttattttcccTCTCTTTGAATGCAGCGCAAACTAATAAGCCACATTGATTATTGCTTAAGACATTAATTAGGCTTGCAATCAATTAATAGTTTTCGTGGAATAAACCTGGCTGAAAGGGAAGGAGAAAATGCAGCAAAGAAATAATCCAGATAATAATTGTTTCAGTTTTGTGCCAGTGAGGAACATAGTTCTTTATTCTTTCTAAAATAATGTAAGATTATAAATGCTGTAATTTAGTAGGTTCTTCGGTAAAAATACTGCCTCCTTTTAGGCTAGGTATATTTATTTGCAGTTATTGCCGTATTCAACCAAATCACCTTGCTCATGCAGTCGGTGTGTGTCTATACACACACACCCATAATGCTCGCTCCTTATATTATAGAATAGTGCAGGCTTCTATTAATTACATACCCGTACCGCTTGATTTTCTTGCTTGATGCATATTGTGCATATGTCACTCCTGTAAAGTAAGTTTGAAAGGGTAGGGATATTCTCACATTCATGATCTGATCTCTAAAGTAGTTGGTCAATAAGTCAGTTGGTAAACAATACAAACCAATGATACGAACTACAACAAATACGCTTACGTTTGAAGCCGTTAGGAGGAGAAATGTAATAAGTTTAATTTGAAAGCATCATAATCACATCATACTATCTAGCAGCGTAGCCAGGATTTAGTTTTAGGATGGGCTAGAATACATATACTTTAATATATATTCAAGCAAAGGATATAGTAATATTTTCTcctttttttaaaatatataactAGAAAGATTGTTATTGTTCAAACAAACCATGTAGCAGTGAAATATATTAACTGCAATTATTTCATACTAATATTAACAAAATGTTTCCAGATTCAAATTAACTATGAACTTCATCTTAAATTTAGTTTTTGCTTTTTATACTAAAAAATTAGTTTATGGTGACGCACTTTAATAGAATCCATACTCCATTGCGAGTGCTTTTTTcctctttctgagtttgatttTAGCAATTATTATGGTTTATCTCATTTATTTGCATCTCTTTGGAGGATTAGTTAACTTTCATCAGTCTCTTCAATCATGATTTAGTTTACGCTGACACACTTTTAGAGAAACCATTATTCACTCCGTTATGGGTgcttttttcttctttctgagtttgattttagaaattttatggtTCATCTCATTTATTTGCATCTCTTTGGAGGATTAGTTAAATTTCGCCAGTCTCTTCATACATGCTTTTCCTCGTGCCTATTTGTAGGGGTGAAATGTGCAGTTGTGGAGAAAAATTTGAGTTTCTCGAGACATCCACAGGCACATTTTATAAATAACCGTTCAATGGAGGTTGGTTTTTCTAAGAGCTAGTTTAGACGGGAAACACAGAAGTTCAGACAATTTAAAGATTTCCTTTACTTTCCAAGTGTGTATCTCTCTCAGGTGTTTCGCAAGTTGGATGGCCTAGCAGATCAGATTCAAAAATTTCAGCCTCCAGTGGAGCTTTGGAGAAAATTTGTATACTGCACTTCACTAACTGGTCCTATAATTGGGGCGGTAGACCATATGCAGCCCCAAGGTATGATATGGTTTTTCTTTTTTCAGCACATGGTCGTTTAGAATAAACTTTCTCACTCTCAATTATTGATTGACTCCATTCTTGTTTTTTGCAGTTTCATTATCATTAATTGGATTTCTTTTAATTTACTGTCTCCTTAACCACATCTCATGAGACGAACAATTATCAAATCTATTATTATGATGTTAAACATTGTAAATATTGGTCACCTAATACATGTATTTGTGTGTAGATCTTGATCAGACTGTTAGCCCTGTTTCTGTTGCACACTTCTCTCAGTACAAACTTACAAGACTTATTCTCCAACATCTTCAAAACCTTGGCTTCACTGTCAGAAATCCTAACGGGTTGGATAATCTCATGTATGACGGTCCTAAAGAAAGGGAAATATTAATGGGGCATGAGTGTGTATCAGTTAATGCTACTAGTGATTGTGTTACCATGACTGCATCATTTTTGAATGAAGAAGGGAAGTATAGTGAGAAATGTATAAGATCCCGTTTCCTTGTCGGTACAGATGGGGCAGGAAGTACAGTTAGACAGCTTCTGGGAATTGATATGAGAGGTGAAAAGGACCTACAAAAGCTCGTCAGTGTCCATTTTATGAGCAGACAACTGGGGGAGTACCTGATAAATGAGAGGCCTGGCATGCTCTTCTTTATTTTTAATACTGAAGCTATAGGAGTTCTTGTGGCTCATGATTTGAAGGAAGGGGAGTTTGTATTACAGGTATCATGTTTAGTCTACTTTTTCCTTTGGTTGCATAAAACTGCTTATGATTAACATGAACTTGCAATTTGATAATGGGTTATTATCATGCAGATACCTTTTTATCCACCTCAGCAGAAACTTGAAGATTTTAGTTTGAAGGTACACTTTTGTGCTGAATAGTCCTCTTGTTTAAGATATTTGAGCTGTGAAAACAGCTTAATGCTAACTCCAGCGGTAGATTACTAGATTTAagttaaataaatttataatggTAATTATTCGCTGCATGATTTATTACTCTATGACTTGTATTTCTTGATGGACAAGTTAAAGAAAAAGGTTAGTTTTTTTGTTCGTTTTTGTAATTTGTGTATTGTgagtttttctgattttaaggAATTTTTTTTATTGGTTAATTTTTTTGTAGATATGTGAGAGATTAATTGTCAAATTGGCTGGGAGAGAGCTGGCAGATATAAAGGTGGTTGACATTAAGCCATGGGTGATGCATGCTGAAGTTTCGGAGAAGTATCTATTACATGATAACCGTATAATAATTGCTGGAGATGCTGCTCATCGATTTCCTCCTGCTGGTGGCTTTGGTAATTAGGTTCTTTGTTATATCAATTATAAAGTGCGTTTGTACTTTCTAGAAAATACTTATTTTTTTAGCTTAAGATATAATTCATTCCCCTAAAGGACCCGTACTAAATAATTAAAGAGATGTCAAGGCTTCATTGAGTAATCTAAGAGGTTATTGTTGCCTCAAATTTCAAACTTCTGATTACATAGACTAAATAGCTCGAGTCCAAGAACCCAATAGGTCTATAATACTTGTCGTTGTTTTAGCAAGCCTTGGTTTGTTTAAGTTCTGAGATTCATTATTtctttaaatatatattttgttGTTTGGGATGTTTTGTGGTATCAACAGTTGGTTTATAAATATGACTTGTGACGTTCACTTGAAATAGTTGATTCGGAACTGAAGTACCTTCTCCTAGAAGACTAATTAACTTTCAATGCCGGATTTAATTGTGCAGGGATGAATACTGGCATTCAAGATGTGCACAATCTTGCCTGGAAAATAGCTTCGGTAGTCAAGGGTACTGCTCCAAAATCAATCCTCACCTCTTATGAAGTAGAACGCCGACCGGTGTGGCTCTAGTCTTTTCAATATTCTTTTTTTTTGATCTAGTCGTGCAATCTGATTATATAAACTTTGTCAGGTAGCAATATTCAATACAGAATTAAGTGTCAAGAATTTTAGAGCAGCCATGGGGGTACCTGCTGCACTTGGTCTTGATCCAGTGATGGCAAATTCAGGTAGATCAAGTCTCGATGCCAAAGACCTTTTTCTTTCCCCTCCCTCTTTCCTGCTTCCAGAAGCTCTAGTTCATTCTCTTGTTCAATTGAGATTTTAATTTTTCCTTTCAAATAACACAAGAACATATCATATGTTCCTTTTTGGCAGTTCACAATGCTCTTAATAAGACAGTTGGTTCCATTTTACCTTCTGAACTACAGAGGAAAATTCTGGATGGAATTTTCTCTCTAGGTCGTGCACAGCTCTCTGATATAGTTTTGAACAAGAACAACCCTGTTGGATCTTCAAGACTGGCTAACGTTAGACGCATATTTGAAGGAGGAGAGAGCCTCCAACTCCAGTTTCCTGCAGAGGATCTTGGTTTCAGGTGTTACTTCAGTGTTTATAACTGATTTGGTGTTAAACATAAGCTTAGTTAGTCAGAATATCATCTGGATATGACTTAATACGTTTGGAGGGCCGTGTTAATCGAGCACTCTTTACTTTTGTTGTTTCGTTTCTCTCAAACTAGTAACAAAAATGAACTTTTCTGTTCTTACAATGCAATGTGATGTGTTGTGTCTGCTAAATTTGGTCTTCCTTTGTTTATTAAATTTTGGCGGTGATTCCTGTTTCTTTCTGCAGTTTTATTTAGAGAAACTTAAGCTACCCGTCTCATTCAAATCATTCATTTTAGGTATCACGAAGGAGCTCTTTTTATTGACGATGAGATTGAAACTGAGTTGAATGCGCCTGAAGTACCCACAGGACGTAGGCGTGAATATGTTCCCTCTGCCGATCCAG from Apium graveolens cultivar Ventura chromosome 5, ASM990537v1, whole genome shotgun sequence includes the following:
- the LOC141659029 gene encoding uncharacterized protein LOC141659029 isoform X1, coding for MRFNFNGVNPSLRLRRLLNTSKTTRIHLKSPIIPLHKQYRFFSNSNKIIDDSMLPVLIVGAGPVGLVLSLLLTKLGVKCAVVEKNLSFSRHPQAHFINNRSMEVFRKLDGLADQIQKFQPPVELWRKFVYCTSLTGPIIGAVDHMQPQDLDQTVSPVSVAHFSQYKLTRLILQHLQNLGFTVRNPNGLDNLMYDGPKEREILMGHECVSVNATSDCVTMTASFLNEEGKYSEKCIRSRFLVGTDGAGSTVRQLLGIDMRGEKDLQKLVSVHFMSRQLGEYLINERPGMLFFIFNTEAIGVLVAHDLKEGEFVLQIPFYPPQQKLEDFSLKICERLIVKLAGRELADIKVVDIKPWVMHAEVSEKYLLHDNRIIIAGDAAHRFPPAGGFGMNTGIQDVHNLAWKIASVVKGTAPKSILTSYEVERRPVAIFNTELSVKNFRAAMGVPAALGLDPVMANSVHNALNKTVGSILPSELQRKILDGIFSLGRAQLSDIVLNKNNPVGSSRLANVRRIFEGGESLQLQFPAEDLGFRYHEGALFIDDEIETELNAPEVPTGRRREYVPSADPGSRLPHANVKALSGPSTEETFSTLDLVSGQKVEFLLIIAPVEPSYRLAQAAFEVSEEYNVSAKVCIVWPYGTVDGATRSAAELTPWENFIDVVEVKCSSASSSWWDICQMTHRGAILVRPDEHIAWRVKSGVVGETTFELRRVFSAILGLTNCSESDFKEWKELATPNTLEYGWDL
- the LOC141659029 gene encoding uncharacterized protein LOC141659029 isoform X2, coding for MQPQDLDQTVSPVSVAHFSQYKLTRLILQHLQNLGFTVRNPNGLDNLMYDGPKEREILMGHECVSVNATSDCVTMTASFLNEEGKYSEKCIRSRFLVGTDGAGSTVRQLLGIDMRGEKDLQKLVSVHFMSRQLGEYLINERPGMLFFIFNTEAIGVLVAHDLKEGEFVLQIPFYPPQQKLEDFSLKICERLIVKLAGRELADIKVVDIKPWVMHAEVSEKYLLHDNRIIIAGDAAHRFPPAGGFGMNTGIQDVHNLAWKIASVVKGTAPKSILTSYEVERRPVAIFNTELSVKNFRAAMGVPAALGLDPVMANSVHNALNKTVGSILPSELQRKILDGIFSLGRAQLSDIVLNKNNPVGSSRLANVRRIFEGGESLQLQFPAEDLGFRYHEGALFIDDEIETELNAPEVPTGRRREYVPSADPGSRLPHANVKALSGPSTEETFSTLDLVSGQKVEFLLIIAPVEPSYRLAQAAFEVSEEYNVSAKVCIVWPYGTVDGATRSAAELTPWENFIDVVEVKCSSASSSWWDICQMTHRGAILVRPDEHIAWRVKSGVVGETTFELRRVFSAILGLTNCSESDFKEWKELATPNTLEYGWDL